Part of the Oncorhynchus mykiss isolate Arlee chromosome 12, USDA_OmykA_1.1, whole genome shotgun sequence genome, acctaggtgtctggttagactgtaaactctccttccagaatcacattaagcatctccaatccaaaatgaaatctagaatcggcttcctatttcgtaacAAAGCAACAAAACAAATATGCAAGTAGGCTACCATCTGAAAGAATTGGACATATTGAGCACTTAAACAGtgtacattttatattttcaaaaacaccaatttttattttattttgtaaaataTTTGCAGACATTACATTTTTATTAAGATGGGAAATAAGTAAATAAGTGCGGGATGGGCACATACTCAATACAGTGGTTTGCATGAAGGCAAAGATTTTTCCATATCTTGGCTAAGAATGTCCATATCAATTCATTGGTTTGCTTGTCTTCTTTAGTTTGGTCTGGATCCTTCAGTTGGTTATGGCAGTAAAGGTTTATCTGTTTGAGGAAAGTCAAGTGAGAGGATTTGGTGGTGCAACGCCAAAGGTGGTTTGgaaacctctctcccctctctttcctctccttctcctcccctctcttttctctccctctaccctctctctctcactcctggtTGTGAGTTCTGCTCAGACGAAGCTAAGGTGTTGGTCCTCTGGCACTCCGTACTTGCCCTTGTGCTCCTCAAACAGCTGGCTGAGTTCTTCTGTGTAGAGCTGATGGAGGGCATCCAGCTCTTCCTCTGTGGGCTTTTCATTCTTCTCCACTCTGATTGGCCGTCCCACTGTGGAAAGGTCAAAGGGTATGCAAGATGACATCACATTcaaatataggttactgtagtagTGCATAACGCGCAAAAATGTATTTGCTTTTTGGATATGATTTTTATTGAAGGTATTTGTTTAACATAATATGATGGCATTTTCAAGTTGGGATTGCCAAATAGATGTACACAGTGCCAGCCACTGTTGCTGAGAGGTTGCAGCCAACTGATGCAATCAAACTATCTAGCAAGTCAAATATGTCCAATGGGCAAATGTGTCCCTCTCTGCCAGATAGTTTACTGCCAAAAACAACAATTCCCTTTGCAACATAGTGCCTTTAAGCTAGAGAAAAGGATAAATAAATTGGGTAGATATAGTGAACAGCTACTGATAACCCCTCTGGCTTCAACTGGCAAGGCCCAACATTCCTAAAACCTTGCTTAGAGTTATCTGGTCTACTTAAGTATGAAATTGGAACATTGTCCTAGGCAGTAATTCAGAGTGACagtgaagatcagacagtgactCACCCACAGTGTTGATGGGCTTCCTATAGGGTATGACACCAAAGCTGTACTGGAAGATGCCCCGCGCATGGAAGAGGGGCAGAGAGATACCCATGATGCTCTGCAGCTTGTCCTGAATCCAGCGGAGACAGGTACCTCGAGGGTTCCCCACCTGGTCAAACAACTCGTTCTCTCCAAAGGAGAAGACTGGCACCAGATGGGCACTACGGAGGGaatgggtggaggaggggagcgGAGAGGGGTGGAAGAGAGGTGAGGTGAGTTGAGACAGGAGTTTGGCCTTCAGTTTTGTTACGGTCATCTCTATGAGTTTGCAAGGTACAGTATATTTGTAGAACGCAGACCCATGCAGTTTCCATTTCACTACTAGGTGTTGAAGTTATTCCTAAACTACTCTACTATTGATGAAATTCACAAGCAGTCATGTTAAACACGTGATTTGAGCAAGctttgtgtatcccacaaaataGGTTGTGAGCGACTGTAGCTGGACTTGCTGTATAACCAGCAAAGTCAAGGGAAAACTGAATTGTGTAACACTGGTGTCACTTGACTCGTCCCTCTGCATGTCATACAGTGCTTGCACGCGGCCAATAGAAATTCCCAAAGGGCTTACACAAGTCACTATTTCAGGAAGCTGCCCACaagtacacactgtacatattcaTATCAAACTATGATGAAGTGATTGATACAATTGAAGTTCCTTGTGCAACCATGAGAGTAGTTACAAGATTTCATCAGAGACAAAGATAATAAAATGTCCTTCTACCCCTCTGGCACTGGTCTTACCCATGTTCCATTGCCAGTTTGACGAAACCTTTCTTATTGGCCAAGAGAATGGTGAAAGCGCCAGGGCGTGCGTCCAGGGCCTCGGGGGCTCCTCCCACTGCTATAACAACGGCATTCCCACCTCCCTGTCGACGTAACACATAGCTGGCACTCTCCTTGTCCGAGGGAATTAGACCTGGGAAATACATTAGACACACAGGTCAGGTGTTCGTAACAGTGGGGGGAAAATTTGGTACACTATTCTTCACTGTCGAACAATGATCAAACTCAAAGATGTTAATTTGCATCATGCTGGTTGTCCCCAGTCAATCAACTAGTGAATCCGATGTATTTATATTACCATCGTCTTTACAGCAACATAcattgagtataccaaacattcgggacatcctctgaatggcacacatacaaaatccatgtctcaattgtctaaaggcttaaaaatccttctttaacttgtctcctccctttcatctacactgattaaagttgatttaacaagtgacatcaataagggatgatagcttttcacttggattcacctggtcagtctatgtcatggaaagagttcttaatgttttgtatactgtatgtcaaaGTGTTTCACAGTAACCCGGCCTtgacctaaccccaaccccactAACCTGCCATCATGATGTAGTCTCTGAAGAAGGGGGCTCTGAACCAGAGAGGCAGCATCAGCAGGAAGCTGTCAAGGCCAGGGAACAGCTTCCTGAAACCTGTAGCGTACGTACAGAAGTTAATGAAGGCTCCAGCCACCAGCACCCCATGGGGATGGAAACCAAGGATGTAGTTCTTCCCGGGGTCCAAGTCTGCTGTCTTCACCAGCTGCAACACACAGGGGTTTCACTTGTGAATTCAATAGTCATCAATTTGTGAGAGATTTTCTGAAACGTTTCAAAGATATATTGAATGCCATACTCTCTAGGAAGCCTATGAATTGACTTCCAGGTATTTGGCCTATATCTTCATGTCATGTGTATCTTCATCACGTGTCACCTGTGTGAGTTCTAGTTGTTGTTCGCCTGCCTCCACAGGGGCTGTGAGTAGAGACTATCCTGCCTCTAACCAGTATTAACCAGTGTCGCCTGTCTCTTTGCACGGGCAGATAGGAGATAAACAGGAGGAAGGATCATGCCTGTTGTTTCCCTTGATAGGATGGTCACAGGTTCTGGATGGGGGCAAAGTTTCTTGTTAGCTATCCATGTGCCGGGAATGTTATGCCCATACACGTCAAACCAAAGCTGCTAAAAACACTTTTTGTATCGACCTCAGTGTTTGAGATTAGCAGTTCAAGGCCAATGAGCTCCAAAAATCAAGTCCCCACCTATTAGTTATAGGGCTACGCTAACCTCTCACTAGCAAAACGAGGGTAGTCATAGTAAATACTAAGCAGGCTTTGGGTGGGATGCATTGACTTAATGGATTGAGATGATTCATTCAAGGATGAACCACCAATTGTTAATAACCCGTTTGACCTTTTCTCGTTCCTTCTCTTGTTTGTCTGTAGTCCTCTGTCTAATCATGAGATTTTGCTGTTTCCAAAAACAGATTACAGAATTAGTCAAGCTCTAAGACTAAATATGCCAATAATATTTCTGATTCTGTTGTCTGGGGGCATGCAGTCCTCGGATGTCTGGAGGTATATGGCTGACCCCAATATCTCAGCGTGGGGAATGCATGTTTGGGAGTGTACTGAATGTATATTGGGGAATGAAGCTTTATCCGAGTTTGGCTTATTGGCCAACAAAGATGTCGTATGAGTGAGAATGGAGCACTAGTCATtggctgccatagagagagaacACTGGCCAATTATTATTTTGGTCTGTACTGGAGACAGCCTCTATTTTTATTAGCTCCTGTTCCTCCATGTTTACAATCAAAATGGGTGTCCACTCCTATGCCCGCTGATACGGTGAACCCATTTTTCACATAATCTCCCACTCATGCTTGATATACAGTAACCTACATTATATTTAACTCTACCATTTGAACTCAGCAGAGGTTTTAGGCATGTTGTTGGATCTTGGCTTGGAGTTGGGTTCAAACATGACAAAAAGTGTATACATTCTCCAAATTCAAAGTGATGAGAGGAGTCAGTGTCTATAAACTATAGTCACTTGTTTTCAGTTTGCATGTCAGAGTGCAGGCGGAGGAAATGACGCTGTCATTAGGGATGGTAGTGGAGAACCAGACCTCAGTGAAACCGATGACACCCTCTGAAGGACACTGCTCTGTTCAGACTAACATTTGCTCTTTATTCCAGGCTTAATAATGCATGAAGTCAGATGCTCAGTTGGCACTTAGGGCATAATACAGGGGAAATGACATTCCAGGTTTGAAGAAGTGATCTTTGTTTGGTACTTGGTATCTGGCTGTGTTTAATGTACTGTATCTTTCCTTGAGAAATGAAGGAAAGTCCATATGAAATAACGATGATGATGCTCGTTCACTGTAAATTCCCGTGTGGAATCGATCTGTGTAAATTCACCATGTGGCATTCAGAACCAATTCATGTTTTGCTTGAGGGAGACATTACTCTCTCTAATACAGTTTttctcagtggtgtagtggagggtatacgcAAGTTTACGTGATAAACCCACTTATTTTTTTCTGCATGCATTGCGTacactcacttcttaatccccgTGATgcatatcaaagtagtgtagtggaggcaTATGCCATATAAATTAATAAGGTTGatggaacagatcagaatgtttagcttaaaatgttgataaactatacATTTCTTTACATTTTAGGCACAGCAATGTGCACACGGCAGTAGGCCTACATGCAAATATTCCAAAAAGCAATAGAATGATATCAGAATGATATCATTTAAACACATCTCTGAATAAGATAAACACTACATTTATCTGAGGCTAATTTCTAGGTCATCTGAAAATACCAATTTTATCTTTGATTACGATGATCAAAAGAAGCTTTAAAAAAAGAGACACTGTCACTCACTTTAAGCGAAAGAAATAggtctatatcaaatcaaatttgtcacatacacgtgtttagcagatgttattgcgggttgTTGCgaaatgcttaacaccccggcagtcctacaatctaagctagatgccctcaatctcacacaaatcatcaaggaacccaccaggtacaaccctaaatctgtaaacaagggcaccctcatagacgtcatcctgaccaactggccctccaaatacacctccgctgtcttcaaccaggatctcagcgatcactgcctcattgcctgtatccgctacggatccgcagtcaaacgaccacccctcatcactgtcaaacgctccctaaaacacttctgtgagcaggcctttctaatcgacctggcccgggtatcctggaaggacattgacctcatcccgtcagttgaggtattttagataagcatgctccgttcaaaaaatgcagaactaagaacatatatagcccttggttcactccagacctgacttccctcgaccagcacaaaaacatcctgtggcggactgcaatagcatcgaatagtccccgcgatatgcaactgttcagggaagtcaggaaccaatacacgcagtcagtcaggaaagctaaggccagcttcttcaggcagaaatttgcatcctgtagctccaactccaaaaagttctgggacactgaagtccatggagaacaagagcacctcctcccagctgcccactgcactgaggctaggtaacacggtcaccaccgataaatccatgattatcgaaaacttcaacaagcatttctcaacggctggccatgccttccgcctggctactccaacctcggccaacagctccccccccccccgcagctactcgtccaagcctctccaggttctcctttacccaaatccagatagcagatgttctgaaagagctgcaaaacctggacccgtacaaatcgactaggcttgacaatctggaccctctatttctgaaactatccgccgccattgtcgcaacccctatataggtctgagatccccaaggattggaatgctgccgcagtcatccccctcttcaaagggggagacaccctggacccaaactgttacagacctatatccatcctgccctgcctatctaaggtcttcgaaagccaagtcaacaaacaggtcactgaccatctcgaatcccaccgtaccttctccgctgtgcaatctggtttccgagccggtcacgggtgcacctcagccacgctcaaggtactaaattatatcataaccgccatcgataaaagacagtactgtgcagccgtcttcatcgaccttgccaaggctttcgactctgtcaatcaccatattcttatcggcagactcagtagcctcgtttttttctgatgactgccttgcctggttcaccaactactttgcagacagagttcagtgtgtcaaatcggagggcatgctgtccggtcctctggcagtctctatgggggtgccacagggttcaaatctcgggccgactattttctctgtatatatcaatgatgtgctcttgctgcgggcgattccctgatccacctctacgcagacgacaccattctgtatacttccggcccgtccttggacactgtgctatctaacctccaaacaagcttcaatgccatacaacactccttccgtggcctccaactgctcttaaacgctagtaaaaccaaacgcatgcttttcaaccgttcgctgcctgcacccgcacgcccgactagcatcaccaccctggatggttccgaccttatAGATGTCCATATATtcaagtacctaggtgtctggctagactgtaaactctccttccagactcatatcaaacatctccaatctaaaatcaaatctagagtcggctttctattccgcaacaaagcctccttcactcacgccgcaaaacttaccctagtaaaactgactatcctaccgatcctcgactttggcgatgtcatctacaaaatagcttcctacactctactcagcaaactggatgcagtttatcacagtgccatccgttttgtcactaaagcaccttataccacccaccactgcgacctgtatgctctagtcggctggccctcgctacatattcgtcgccagacccactggctccaggtcatctacaagtccatgctaggtaaagctccgccttatctcagttcactggtcacgatggcaacacccacccgtagcacgcgctccagcaggtgtatctcactgatcatccctaaaacCAACACCTCATTTTGCCGCCTTTcgttacagttctctgctgcctgtgactggaacgaattgcaaaaatcgctgaagttggagacttttatctccttcaccaacttcaaacatctgctatctgagcagctaaccgatcgctgcagctgtacatagtctatcggtaaatagcccacccaattttacctacctcatccccatactgtttttatttatttacttttctgctcttttgcacacctgtacatgaccatctgataatttatcactccagtgttaatctgcaaaattgtaattattcgcctacctcctgatgccttttgcacacaatgtatatagactctcctttttttctactgtgttattgacttgttaattgtttactccatgtgtaactctgtgttgtctgttcacactgctatgctttatcttggccaggtcgcagttgtaaatgagaacttgttctcaactagcctacctggttaaataaaggtgttctcaactagcctacctggttaaataaaggtgaaataaaaaaatatttaaatgcttgtgtttctagctctaacaaaataacacaaaaacacaaaatactgcaaagtttttCTAAGAGCTAGAAGCATGGGAGAACTGTCGGCTCCATTTTTATTACTGTCAGAACAACAATCATGGTTTTAACAATGGCAAAGAATTTATAATTACTCATGTGACCCGATTGAAACTTTGAAATAGTTTATAGTAGATAACAACGTTCTGCATTGTAACTGGAAGGAGAAAAACACTGCTGAGCCATTTTGTTGTTGATGTTCACATGCTTATCAGTGCTTAGTAGTACAGAACAAAGTGTAAATTCAGA contains:
- the LOC110537460 gene encoding 2-acylglycerol O-acyltransferase 2-A, whose translation is MKIQFAPTDLPLTRRLQMASVLQWVFSFLGLAPCCIMMFFVLMFTRFWLISVLYAWWFFVDWETPSKGGRRFHFLCHLRVWDYMRDYFPVKLVKTADLDPGKNYILGFHPHGVLVAGAFINFCTYATGFRKLFPGLDSFLLMLPLWFRAPFFRDYIMMAGLIPSDKESASYVLRRQGGGNAVVIAVGGAPEALDARPGAFTILLANKKGFVKLAMEHGAHLVPVFSFGENELFDQVGNPRGTCLRWIQDKLQSIMGISLPLFHARGIFQYSFGVIPYRKPINTVVGRPIRVEKNEKPTEEELDALHQLYTEELSQLFEEHKGKYGVPEDQHLSFV